From Stigmatopora nigra isolate UIUO_SnigA chromosome 17, RoL_Snig_1.1, whole genome shotgun sequence, a single genomic window includes:
- the pdcl gene encoding phosducin-like protein translates to MTTLDDKLLGEKLQYYYSSSEDEGSDNEDDEGERKIIRGGAAEEPELDYSADGSAVNTGPKGVINDWRKYKQLEVEQRQEQKNEMERLIKKLSMTCRSELDQEKDKEKQKELQDKIKGKMTMQEYNMLQQEKDDEDFLQHYRAQRMEEMRRQLNRGKRFEHVRELSGGEDFLEALDEEDKNTLVAVHIYEPDVPGCEAMSGSLACLAREYPSVKFCSVRSSAVGTSALFRGGALPALLVYRGGELIGNFVRLTDQLGEDFFAVDVEALLQEYGMLPEKVPTVPKTIRNGAIVQSNLSDDDSDLDID, encoded by the exons ATGACAACACTGGATGACAAGCTCCTGGGGGAGAAGCTGCAATACTACTACAGCAGCAGCGAAGACGAAGGCAGCGATAACGAGGATGATGAGGGGGAGCGCAAAATTATCCGAGGTGGTGCCGCTGAGGAGCCTGAGCTTGACTACAGTGCGGATGGCAGCGCCGTCAACACGG GACCGAAAGGTGTGATCAATGACTGGAGAAAGTACAAGCAGCTGGAGGTGGAGCAGAGACAGGAACAGAAGAATGAGATGGAGCGTCTCATCAAGAAGTTGTCCATGACATGCCGCTCTGAGTTGGACCAGGAAAAAGACAAGGAGAAGCAAAAGGAGCTGCAGGATAAAATCAAAGGCAAA ATGACAATGCAAGAGTACAACATGCTCCAGCAGGAAAAGGACGACGAAGATTTCCTCCAACACTACCGCGCGCAGCGCATGGAGGAGATGCGTCGCCAGCTGAACCGCGGCAAGCGTTTCGAGCACGTCCGGGAGCTCTCCGGCGGCGAAGACTTCCTAGAAGCGTTGGACGAGGAGGACAAAAACACCCTGGTGGCCGTCCACATCTACGAGCCCGACGTGCCGGGTTGCGAGGCCATGAGCGGCAGCCTGGCGTGCCTGGCGCGCGAGTACCCTTCGGTCAAGTTCTGCAGCGTGCGCAGCTCGGCCGTCGGCACCAGCGCGCTCTTCCGCGGTGGCGCTCTGCCCGCCTTGCTGGTCTACAGGGGCGGCGAGCTCATCGGCAACTTCGTGCGGCTCACCGACCAGCTGGGCGAGGACTTCTTCGCCGTAGATGTGGAAGCGCTGTTACAAGAGTATGGCATGCTGCCCGAGAAAGTCCCCACGGTGCCCAAGACCATCCGGAATGGCGCCATCGTCCAGAGCAATCTGAGCGACGACGACTCGGATCTTGATATTGACTAA
- the cdca9 gene encoding borealin-2, protein MKRSKNSAKARHQEELNSQLRKRNISLFIQQVEKEAQEQIEGLECKLDNLLTNIEQVFEVELMKLPPTIRETRLGDLITAEEWASSEVSLAPQKSPEKNKRCLRSLTSRRGKFDDPSLSQSCLSRKNSGKTFKATTRNGRLTATNSAGNLRTSATCQKGSRGTKASSEAVPGKRKMRNVVSTGDLDCSEAGSAAHITVTTAQGQTMCFSEENKDNIDYDLLDDVALHQIQKLRKLTEYVFGKGSGKK, encoded by the exons ATGAAGCGGTCCAAAAACTCCGCTAAAGCTCGGCACCAGGAGGAGTTAAACAGCCAATTGCGAAAACGCAACATTTCCCTCTTTATCCAACAAGTTGAGAAAGAAG CGCAAGAACAAATCGAGGGACTGGAGTGCAAACTGGACAACTTGTTGACGAATATCGAGCAGGTTTTCGAAGTGGAGCTCATGAAACTGCCACCAACCATCCGTGAGACGCGCCTTGGGGATTTGATAACCG CGGAAGAATGGGCTTCCAGCGAGGTGTCTTTGGCCCCACAG AAGTCTCCAGAGAAGAACAAGCGCTGTCTCAGGAGTTTGACCAGCAGAAGAG gaaaatttgatgatccTTCATTATCTCAGTCTTGTTTGAGCCGAAAGAACTCCGGCAAGACATTCAAGGCCACAACCCGAAACGGACGCTTGACCGCCACAAACAGCGCAGGAAATCTCAG GACTTCCGCCACTTGTCAAAAAGGAAGCCGTGGGACAAAAGCTAGCAGTGAGGCCGTGCCAGGCAAACGTAAAATGAG AAATGTGGTCTCCACTGGGGATTTGGACTGCTCAGAAGCTGGATCGGCCGCCCACATCACCGTAACCACGGCGCAAGGACAG ACCATGTGCTTttcggaggaaaacaaagacaACATTGACTATGACCTTTTGGATGACGTGGCGTTGCATCAAATTCAAAAGCTCAGG AAGTTGACCGAATACGTGTTTGGAAAAGGCAGCGGCAAGAAATGA
- the LOC144210889 gene encoding uncharacterized protein LOC144210889, with amino-acid sequence MDFYLFLASAACLQAPFHPLHSPPPFAVKTSRGTLINRSQLIGRTRSGLWLNMRLRGWLTILAAQVLMLKPGDAFELQDTIHQLVEENIHLHDRLENLTRALGKLRHMLRHHANDPTQVEHHEEHNEDVQHLWEEWSERGVSAETHLLLEHTFCGHDPHNSARPPHGGPASNLLTLMVTTVCLSLLLNYYY; translated from the exons atggatttttatttatttttggcgtcaGCAGCATGCCTTCAGGCACCTTTCCATCCATTGCACTCCCCTCCACCCTTTGCTGTTAAAACGTCACGCGGCACATTAATCAATCGCAGCCAACTAATCGGTCGGACGCGCTCCGGCTTGTGGCTTAACATGAGGCTGCGGGGCTGGCTCACAATCCTGGCTGCCCAAGTGCTGATGCTGAAGCCGGGAGACGCTTTCGAGCTGCAGGACACCATCCACCAACTCGTGGAGGAGAACATCCATCTTCACGACCGGCTGGAGAACCTCACACGAGCCCTCGGGAAACTCAGACACATGCTGCGCCATCACGCCAATG ACCCAACCCAAGTGGAGCACCACGAGGAACATAACGAAGATGTGCAGCATCTCTGGGAGGAGTGGTCAGAGCGAG GGGTCAGCGCAGAAACTCATCTGCTTCTGGAACACACCTTCTGCGGACATGACCCCCACAATTCAGCTAGGCCACCCCATGGCGGGCCAGCCTCTAACCTACTTACCTTGATGGTGACAACAGTCTGTTTGAGTCTGCTactaaactactactactaa
- the rpl28 gene encoding large ribosomal subunit protein eL28 isoform X2, translating into MSSYLQWMVIRNCSSFLLKRNGQTYSTEANNLKSRNSFRFNGLVHRKTVGVQPAPDGKGVVVVTKKRAGKNKPAAAYNKITINKNSRATLNSLRHIIRKNNYRKDLQMRHSEEPEARGGQEETLQGCQDCINGMMLCKC; encoded by the exons ATGTCGTCCTATTTGCAGTGGATGGTGATCAGGAACTGCTCTAGCTTTCTCCTCAAGAGGAATGGACAGACCTACAGCACC GAGGCGAATAACCTGAAGTCCAGGAACTCGTTCCGTTTTAATGGGCTGGTCCACAGGAAAACAGTTGGCGTGCAGCCGGCACCTGATGGCAAaggagttgttgttgttacaaAGAAGCGTGCAG GAAAGAACAAGCCAGCCGCTGCTTATAACAAAATCACCATCAATAAGAACTCCCGCGCTACCCTTAACAGCCTGAGGCACATCATCCGCAAGAACAATTACAGGAAGGACTTGCAAATG CGCCATTCTGAGGAGCCAGAAGCCCGTGGTGGTCAAGAAGAAACGCTCCAGGGCTGCCAAGACTGCATAAATGGGATGATGCTGTGTAAATGCTAA
- the rpl28 gene encoding large ribosomal subunit protein eL28 isoform X1 produces MSSYLQWMVIRNCSSFLLKRNGQTYSTEANNLKSRNSFRFNGLVHRKTVGVQPAPDGKGVVVVTKKRAGKNKPAAAYNKITINKNSRATLNSLRHIIRKNNYRKDLQMAALRRASAILRSQKPVVVKKKRSRAAKTA; encoded by the exons ATGTCGTCCTATTTGCAGTGGATGGTGATCAGGAACTGCTCTAGCTTTCTCCTCAAGAGGAATGGACAGACCTACAGCACC GAGGCGAATAACCTGAAGTCCAGGAACTCGTTCCGTTTTAATGGGCTGGTCCACAGGAAAACAGTTGGCGTGCAGCCGGCACCTGATGGCAAaggagttgttgttgttacaaAGAAGCGTGCAG GAAAGAACAAGCCAGCCGCTGCTTATAACAAAATCACCATCAATAAGAACTCCCGCGCTACCCTTAACAGCCTGAGGCACATCATCCGCAAGAACAATTACAGGAAGGACTTGCAAATG GCTGCCCTGCGTCGTGCCAGCGCCATTCTGAGGAGCCAGAAGCCCGTGGTGGTCAAGAAGAAACGCTCCAGGGCTGCCAAGACTGCATAA
- the LOC144210365 gene encoding uncharacterized protein LOC144210365: MQENMNKDDDVETLGEQLYTRILPQHSKHAGKLTGMLLELPTPVLSRMLQDEVLLAAAVEKAVKTLEVDSCQEHCKDEDDGSVSSDSLGEQLFNLIDVYNTGYSQKITGMLLEQDKDTVLKLLAEPKQLEEQLTKALKTLQQRRLDETDVSDTSDGEDAEVLGEKLFLRVEELDPVRARVITGMLLEMDAGVLRELLREHELLETAVHKAQAALGGSDFSK; the protein is encoded by the exons atgcaagaaaatatgaacAAGGATGATGACGTGGAGACACTGGGCGAACAGCTATACACTCGGATTTTGCCCCAACACAGCAAGCATGCTGGGAAATTGACAG GTATGTTGCTGGAACTCCCCACTCCTGTTTTGAGCAGGATGCTGCAAGACGAGGTTTTGCTGGCGGCCGCCGTGGAGAAAGCAGTCAAAACTTTGGAGGTGGATTCATGCCAGGAGCACTG CAAAGACGAAGACGACGGCTCCGTGTCTTCTGATTCTTTAGGCGAGCAACTTTTCAACCTAATCGACGTTTACAACACTGGATACTCACAGAAAATCACAG GTATGTTACTGGAGCAGGACAAGGACACAGTGTTAAAACTTCTGGCAGAACCCAAACAACTTGAAGAGCAGCTGACAAAAGCGCTAAAAACCTTGCAACA GCGCCGTCTAGATGAGACAGACGTCAGCGACACGTCAGACGGCGAAGACGCCGAGGTCTTGGGGGAGAAGCTGTTCTTGCGGGTGGAGGAATTGGACCCGGTTCGTGCACGTGTAATCACTG GGATGCTATTGGAGATGGACGCAGGCGTCCTCCGCGAGCTGCTTCGTGAGCACGAGCTGTTGGAGACCGCCGTTCACAAAGCGCAAGCGGCGCTTGGTGGTTCAGATTTCAGTAAATGA